Below is a genomic region from Leptospira yasudae.
GTAATAAATATCCGCAATCCGGTTGGAAACCGCGACCTCGTTGATCCCCTTTTCGTAGGTACCGATCTTTTTGATTTTCTCGAGATGCCGAGCCTCGTTGGTCGTATCCCCTTCCATCGCGTAGATTTTCGCGATCACATAGTGGGCTCGGACGTTCGAGGGAGAACTGTCCAAAATGTCCCGAATGATAACTCGGGCATCCACATAATTCCCCATGGCGGCGAGGGCCAGGGCCTTTTCGTAAGCGTCTTTCTTGGTCTGGATCAGAAAAGATCCAAACGCAACGATCAGAATGATTCCAATTGCTACAAGAATGACGAAGATCATTTTTTTTGTTTTTCTTTCAGGTTCCGGTTAGTAAATGGATAAAATCCTGAGAATGGATCCGGGATTTGCCCGATCTTGGGATAAAATCCTACTTTTTACAGAAACGAAAACCAGATGGGAAAACTTACCTACTTCAGATTTGCGTATTCTATTGTAAAACGCGATATTACAATCAGTATTCTTCATATAGGATTTTCCGTTTTATTTTGTTTTTTTCTGATCTTCGGGATCTTTCTGCTTCGGATGGATAAGGTCCCCTCTAACCCTTCTAGTATCGAACTCTTCCGGAATTATCCACAGTTGGTTTTATTGCTGAGCGCGGCCGCTTTGACATTTATGGCGATTACCCGAACCCTTCTACGCACTTCCGACGCGGGAATTATGATGGCGGTCGGGGGAAATCGGATCGGAACCGTCCGGCTTTTGGTCGCGGAACTCTGGATTCTTCATGGACTCGGGTTTCTCCTAAGCGTAATCGCTACGGCCTTTTTTCCTCCCTGGGTTTCCGAAGGTTCGAGTCTCCTCGATTACCTCAAAGCGTTTCTGATTCTGATCGGCTTGATCTCCGGAATCGGAGCGGGGCTCGCCTTGATTCTCACCTTTTTAGATCCATACCGTTCGATTCGGAGGGGAAAATGATTCTTCGCATCAACGATCTTTCGCGAGAATACGGAAAATCGAAGGCAGTCAACGGGGTTTCCTTCGACATGAACCAATCCGACTATGTCGCGATCGTAGGTCCGTCCGGTTCCGGAAAAACCACGCTGCTTTCCATGATCACCGGAATGTTGTCCAGTTCCAGCGGAGAAGTCTATTTTGACACGACCAAGGTCAGCGAAATGGGAAAGGGCGCACTCGCCAATTTCCGCGCGAGAAACATAGGACTCATCTTTCAGTTTTCGGAATTGCTTCCTCATCTCGACGTCGAGGAGAACATTCTTCTACCCGCGCTTCTCGTGGGAAAGTTCAGCCAAAAAGAATATTTGGAAAAATGCGAATACCTGATTCAAAGTCTTCATCTCGAATCCATCCGCAAAAGTTATCCGAGCAAACTTTCGGGCGGACAAATCCAGATGACCGCGATCGCGCGATC
It encodes:
- a CDS encoding ABC transporter permease; translated protein: MGKLTYFRFAYSIVKRDITISILHIGFSVLFCFFLIFGIFLLRMDKVPSNPSSIELFRNYPQLVLLLSAAALTFMAITRTLLRTSDAGIMMAVGGNRIGTVRLLVAELWILHGLGFLLSVIATAFFPPWVSEGSSLLDYLKAFLILIGLISGIGAGLALILTFLDPYRSIRRGK
- a CDS encoding ABC transporter ATP-binding protein; its protein translation is MILRINDLSREYGKSKAVNGVSFDMNQSDYVAIVGPSGSGKTTLLSMITGMLSSSSGEVYFDTTKVSEMGKGALANFRARNIGLIFQFSELLPHLDVEENILLPALLVGKFSQKEYLEKCEYLIQSLHLESIRKSYPSKLSGGQIQMTAIARSLINEPELLLADEPSGDLDPENSELVRNLLYDFNSRGLTILLVTHDMNLAFDAKTIYEMREGAFTRVVK